A single window of Helicobacter pylori DNA harbors:
- the lpoB gene encoding penicillin-binding protein activator LpoB, producing MVLKTKLKIISSVILSTLLWVGCSSEMATYQNVNDATKNTTASINSTDLLLTANAMLDSMFSDPNFEQLKGKHLIEVSDVINDTTQPNLDMNLLTTEIARQLRLRSNGRFNITRASGGSGIAADSRMVKQREKERESEEYNQDTTVEKGTLKAADLSLSGKVSSIAASISSSRQRLDYDFTLSLTNRKTGEEVWSDVKPIVKNASNKRMF from the coding sequence ATGGTATTAAAAACAAAATTAAAAATTATAAGCTCGGTGATTTTGAGCACTTTATTGTGGGTGGGTTGTTCAAGCGAAATGGCAACTTATCAAAATGTGAATGATGCCACTAAAAATACGACTGCAAGTATTAACAGCACGGATTTATTGCTAACCGCTAACGCGATGTTAGATTCCATGTTTAGCGACCCTAATTTTGAGCAACTCAAGGGCAAGCATTTGATTGAAGTTTCAGATGTGATTAACGACACCACGCAGCCCAATTTGGATATGAATCTTTTGACGACTGAAATCGCACGGCAGTTGCGGTTGCGATCTAATGGGAGGTTCAATATCACAAGGGCGAGTGGAGGGAGTGGCATTGCAGCGGATAGCAGAATGGTGAAACAGCGCGAAAAAGAACGAGAGAGCGAAGAGTATAATCAAGACACCACTGTAGAAAAAGGCACTTTAAAAGCCGCCGATTTATCTTTAAGTGGTAAAGTATCCAGTATCGCAGCCTCTATTAGTAGTTCTAGGCAGCGCTTAGACTATGACTTCACCCTAAGCCTTACCAATAGGAAAACGGGTGAAGAGGTATGGAGCGATGTTAAGCCTATTGTGAAAAATGCTAGCAATAAGCGTATGTTTTAA
- a CDS encoding LPP20 family lipoprotein produces the protein MKNQVKKILGMSVIAAMVIVGCSHAPKSGISKSNKAYKEATKGAPDWVVGDLEKVAKYEKYSGVFLGRAEDLITNNDVDYSTNQATAKARANLAANLKSTLQKDLENEKTRTVDASGKRSISGTDTEKISQLVDKELIASKMLARYVGKDRVFVLVGLDKQIVDKVREELGMVKK, from the coding sequence ATGAAAAATCAAGTTAAAAAAATTTTAGGGATGAGTGTGATAGCAGCGATGGTGATCGTAGGTTGCAGCCATGCCCCAAAATCAGGTATCAGCAAAAGCAATAAGGCTTACAAAGAAGCGACTAAAGGCGCTCCTGATTGGGTTGTAGGGGATTTGGAAAAAGTGGCGAAGTATGAAAAATATTCAGGGGTCTTTTTAGGAAGGGCTGAAGATTTGATCACCAATAACGATGTGGATTACTCTACGAATCAGGCTACAGCCAAAGCCAGGGCTAATTTAGCGGCGAACCTAAAATCCACTTTACAAAAAGATTTGGAAAATGAAAAAACCAGAACAGTAGATGCTTCTGGTAAAAGGTCCATCAGCGGCACTGATACTGAAAAAATTTCTCAATTGGTGGATAAGGAATTGATCGCTTCTAAAATGCTTGCCCGCTATGTCGGTAAAGATAGGGTTTTTGTTTTAGTGGGCTTGGATAAGCAAATTGTGGATAAAGTGCGCGAAGAGTTAGGCATGGTTAAAAAGTAG
- a CDS encoding LPP20 family lipoprotein, translating into MKKIILACLVAFVGANLSAEPKWYSKAYNKTNTQKGYLYGSGSATSKEASKQKALADLVASISVVVNSQIHIQKSRVDNKLKSSDSQTINLKTDDLELNNVEIVNQEAQKGIYYTRVRINQNLFLQGLRDKYNALYGQFSTLMPKVCKGVFLQQSKSMGDLLAKAMPIERILKAYSVPVGSLENYEKIYYQNAFKPKVQITFDNNSDTEIKNALISAYARVLTPSDEEKLYQIKNEVFTDSANGTTRIRVVVSASDCQGTPVLNRSLEVDEKNKNFAITRLQSLLYKELKDYANKEGQGNTGL; encoded by the coding sequence ATGAAAAAGATTATTCTTGCATGCCTTGTGGCTTTTGTGGGTGCCAATTTAAGTGCAGAGCCTAAGTGGTATAGCAAGGCCTATAACAAAACGAACACCCAAAAAGGCTATCTTTATGGGAGTGGTTCAGCCACTTCTAAAGAGGCTTCTAAACAAAAAGCGTTAGCGGATTTAGTGGCTTCTATTAGCGTGGTGGTCAATTCACAAATCCATATCCAAAAAAGTCGTGTGGACAATAAGTTAAAATCCAGTGATTCGCAAACGATTAACTTAAAAACCGATGACTTGGAATTGAATAATGTAGAAATTGTCAATCAAGAAGCGCAAAAAGGGATCTACTACACCAGAGTAAGGATTAATCAAAACCTGTTTTTGCAGGGTTTAAGGGATAAGTATAACGCTCTTTATGGGCAGTTTTCCACCTTAATGCCTAAGGTTTGTAAAGGGGTTTTTTTACAGCAATCCAAGAGCATGGGGGATTTATTGGCTAAAGCGATGCCTATAGAAAGGATTTTAAAAGCGTATTCTGTCCCGGTGGGTTCGTTAGAAAATTATGAAAAAATCTATTACCAAAACGCTTTCAAACCTAAAGTGCAAATCACTTTTGATAACAACAGCGATACAGAGATTAAAAACGCTCTCATAAGCGCTTATGCCAGAGTGCTAACCCCTAGCGATGAAGAAAAACTCTATCAAATCAAAAATGAAGTTTTCACAGACAGCGCTAATGGCACCACACGCATTAGAGTGGTTGTTAGCGCGAGCGATTGTCAAGGCACGCCCGTATTGAATAGAAGCCTTGAAGTGGATGAAAAGAATAAGAATTTTGCTATCACGCGCTTGCAATCTTTGCTTTATAAAGAACTGAAAGATTATGCCAATAAAGAAGGGCAAGGCAATACGGGGTTATAA
- a CDS encoding type I restriction-modification system subunit M: MAIKKSELYSSLWAGADSLRGGMDASEYKNYVLNLLFLKYISDKARNDAKNNTYSEIEVPQGCFYEDILALEGDKEIGDKLNKIIAEIAERNDLKGVIDSVDFNDNTKLGEGKAMTDTLSNLVKIFADLSLGAHGALDDDLLGDAYEYLMRHFASESGKSKGQFYTPSEVSLLLSLLLGIDENTRQYKSIYDPTCGSGSLLLKASSLAGKNGLTIYGQEKDISTRALCKMNMILHNSTDADIAKGGSSTLSDPFFKDEKNGMLKTFDYVVANPPFSLKNWTDGLSIDPKSKQVINDSFNRFEDGTPPEKNGDFAFLLHIIKSLKDTGKGAVILPHGVLFRGNAEGVIRKNLLTKGYIKGVIGLAPNLFYGTSIPACVIVLDKGNARARKGVFLIDASKDFKKDGNKNRLREQDVQKMIDTFNACKEIPYYSKMVSLEEISANDYNLNIARYIAAKQESEKDLFALINSHKASYLPKNEIEAYAPYFQVFKELKNTLFKKSDKEGYYALKTECQNIKDLITQSSEFQAFHASVLSAFDRLELPTTFNDLEPGFTPKTLIESVCQKVLKEFEKVGILDKYGVYQLFKDYYNEVLQDDWFLISFNGFISAKELRELTPLKDKNKKANYLEEPDFVIQKTYYKSDLIPKNLIKQRFFEKEAKELEELENALNEKEALLNEFIEEHSNEEGLFDGLKINESVLKKELKNATDSEDEKILKTALEWLEAKNKALKMKNKAYEELELKAFHQYKNLEINEIKDLIIQDKWLKSLKNALENKILKRINAFISALNEIISSYSNSLLELDKEVKESESKVLEHLKDLGIVV, from the coding sequence ATGGCGATCAAAAAAAGCGAATTGTATAGCTCTTTATGGGCTGGAGCGGATAGTTTAAGGGGCGGAATGGATGCGAGCGAGTATAAAAACTATGTTTTGAACCTGCTTTTTTTAAAATACATCAGCGATAAAGCCAGAAATGACGCTAAAAACAATACTTATAGCGAAATAGAAGTGCCGCAAGGGTGTTTTTATGAAGACATCCTCGCTTTAGAGGGCGATAAAGAAATAGGCGACAAGCTCAATAAAATCATCGCAGAAATCGCAGAGCGAAACGACTTAAAAGGCGTGATTGACAGCGTGGATTTTAACGATAACACTAAGCTTGGAGAGGGTAAAGCGATGACAGACACCCTTTCTAATTTGGTTAAAATCTTTGCCGATTTGAGTTTGGGTGCGCATGGGGCTTTAGACGATGATTTATTGGGTGATGCTTACGAATATTTAATGCGCCACTTTGCCAGCGAATCCGGTAAATCCAAAGGGCAGTTTTACACCCCTAGCGAAGTTTCGCTTTTATTGTCCCTTTTGCTTGGCATTGATGAAAACACCAGACAGTATAAAAGCATCTATGATCCCACTTGCGGGAGCGGTTCGTTATTGTTAAAAGCTTCTAGCTTGGCGGGCAAAAACGGCTTAACTATCTATGGTCAAGAAAAAGACATTTCCACAAGAGCCCTTTGTAAAATGAATATGATTTTACACAATAGCACTGATGCTGATATTGCTAAAGGGGGTTCTAGCACCCTTTCTGACCCCTTTTTTAAAGATGAAAAAAATGGCATGCTAAAAACCTTTGATTATGTTGTGGCTAACCCTCCCTTTAGCTTGAAAAACTGGACTGATGGGCTAAGCATAGACCCTAAAAGCAAGCAAGTCATTAACGATAGTTTCAATCGTTTTGAAGACGGCACGCCCCCTGAAAAAAATGGCGATTTCGCTTTTTTGCTCCATATCATCAAATCCTTAAAAGACACAGGCAAAGGGGCAGTGATTTTACCCCATGGGGTGCTATTTAGAGGGAATGCTGAGGGCGTAATCAGAAAAAATCTTTTAACAAAAGGCTATATTAAAGGCGTGATAGGCCTAGCCCCTAATCTTTTTTATGGCACTTCCATTCCTGCATGCGTGATTGTTTTAGACAAAGGAAACGCGCGCGCCAGAAAGGGCGTTTTTTTGATAGATGCGAGCAAGGATTTTAAAAAAGACGGCAATAAAAACCGCTTAAGAGAGCAAGATGTCCAAAAAATGATAGACACTTTTAACGCTTGCAAAGAAATCCCTTATTATTCCAAAATGGTAAGCCTAGAAGAAATTAGCGCTAACGACTATAACTTGAATATCGCGCGCTACATTGCCGCCAAACAAGAATCAGAAAAAGACTTGTTCGCTTTAATCAACAGCCACAAGGCTAGTTATTTGCCCAAAAACGAAATTGAAGCCTACGCCCCTTATTTTCAGGTGTTTAAAGAGCTTAAAAACACGCTGTTTAAAAAAAGCGATAAAGAGGGTTATTACGCTTTAAAAACAGAATGCCAAAACATTAAAGATCTAATCACCCAAAGCTCAGAATTCCAAGCTTTCCACGCTTCTGTTTTGAGCGCTTTTGACCGATTGGAACTACCCACAACTTTTAATGATTTAGAGCCAGGTTTTACCCCAAAAACCCTCATAGAAAGCGTTTGTCAAAAGGTTTTAAAAGAATTTGAAAAAGTGGGAATTTTAGACAAATACGGCGTGTATCAGCTCTTCAAAGATTACTATAACGAAGTTTTGCAAGACGATTGGTTCCTCATCTCATTCAATGGCTTTATAAGCGCTAAAGAATTAAGGGAATTAACCCCCCTAAAAGACAAAAACAAAAAAGCCAATTATTTAGAGGAGCCGGATTTTGTCATTCAAAAAACCTACTATAAAAGCGATCTAATCCCTAAAAACCTAATCAAACAACGCTTTTTTGAAAAAGAAGCGAAAGAATTAGAAGAATTAGAAAACGCCCTTAATGAAAAAGAAGCTCTTTTAAATGAATTTATAGAAGAGCATTCTAACGAAGAGGGGCTTTTTGATGGGTTGAAAATCAATGAAAGCGTTTTGAAAAAAGAGCTAAAAAACGCCACCGATTCAGAAGATGAAAAAATCCTAAAAACCGCTTTAGAATGGCTAGAGGCTAAAAACAAGGCGCTAAAAATGAAAAATAAAGCTTATGAGGAGCTGGAATTAAAAGCGTTCCACCAGTATAAAAACCTTGAAATCAATGAAATTAAGGATCTCATCATCCAAGACAAATGGCTTAAGAGCTTGAAAAACGCCCTAGAAAACAAAATTTTAAAACGCATCAACGCTTTTATTAGCGCCCTTAATGAAATCATTTCAAGCTATTCTAACAGCTTGTTAGAACTAGACAAAGAAGTCAAAGAGAGCGAATCAAAAGTTTTAGAGCATTTGAAAGACTTGGGGATTGTCGTTTGA
- a CDS encoding type I restriction endonuclease subunit R, with the protein MKTEKEVQKQVIETFKSMGYAYLGDLTKSDNENINKKSLKAWLVKNQKINDKRWQRIEHEIHKALENDLYEANQKFYELLIYGVKTKISQNENTQTTYLIDWNDVFKNKFSVAEEVSVKGPNAKRPDMVLYVNGIALGVLELKNSSVSVESAIRQNLDNQKKEFIRDFFKTIQLVMAGNESQGLRYGVIETKEKYYLSWKEWGVQKNLFETIECFLKKERFLEFIHDFLIFDKGQKKCARFHQYFAIKKTQEFIKRKEGGIIWHTQGSGKSLTMVWLAKWLRKNIKQARILIVTDRRELDAQIQGVFEGIGEAIYRTDSKKDLLSVLFENKEFLVGSLVHKFDDNDLEDLKKQPVLKEWIVLVDECHRTQSAKLHKAMKSLLSNAIFIAFSGTPLLKQDKKTSQEVFGNYIHCYKFNEAVSDKVVLDLNYEARSVDQYVSSPEKLDEYFELKTQGLNETAKTELKKKWVNLQKVFSTKNRLARIVQDIVLDMAKLPRLSNGKGNAMLVAESVYNACRYFELFLETELKDKVAVITSYEPNITDLKDCGSDESEESYKYRTYCKMLQNFFNEKDEKKALNKTKEFEEEVKKRFINEPARMKLLIVVDKLLTGFDAPSLTYLYIDKKMQDHGLFQAVCRVNRLDGEDKDFGCIIDYKDLFDSLQEAHSDYTNGAFENYEREDIQGLISDKSQKIKKKLEETRDQLKSLCESVKEPKDERGYIAYFCGSDLEKNAQKRRLFYQLVGAFLRMFVELNHLEKPIYSKEEMQKIKQEAEFYRHLQKVVGLSSGDSVDLKSYNEDMRRILDAYIKATDSEVLFQIEDQGLCEVLAQMDIDDFNKALSQVFKSESSMAESIANNTKKRIIEKEASDPKYYEKLSSLLNDLILQFREKKLTYLEYLQQIHDLAKKVIDKEDRNYPKKINTNALKTLYDNLDENEALALEIDACIRGNKKDGWVGHNQKEKNLKIALRKIINDEVLLENVFNLAKNIEEYR; encoded by the coding sequence ATGAAAACAGAAAAAGAAGTTCAAAAACAAGTCATAGAAACTTTTAAAAGCATGGGCTATGCGTATTTAGGGGATTTAACAAAGAGCGATAATGAAAACATTAATAAAAAAAGCTTGAAGGCATGGCTAGTTAAAAACCAAAAAATCAATGATAAAAGGTGGCAAAGAATTGAGCATGAAATCCATAAAGCTTTAGAAAACGATTTATACGAAGCGAATCAAAAATTTTACGAGCTTTTAATTTATGGCGTGAAAACCAAAATAAGCCAGAATGAAAACACTCAAACGACTTATCTCATTGATTGGAACGATGTTTTTAAGAATAAATTTAGCGTGGCTGAAGAAGTGAGCGTTAAAGGGCCAAACGCAAAACGGCCGGATATGGTGCTTTATGTTAATGGGATCGCTTTAGGGGTGTTAGAATTAAAAAATTCCAGCGTGAGCGTAGAAAGCGCTATCAGGCAAAATCTAGACAACCAAAAGAAAGAATTTATTAGAGATTTTTTTAAAACGATCCAATTGGTTATGGCGGGCAATGAAAGTCAAGGGCTAAGATATGGCGTCATAGAAACTAAAGAAAAATACTACCTTTCTTGGAAAGAATGGGGCGTTCAAAAAAATTTGTTTGAGACGATTGAATGCTTTTTAAAAAAAGAAAGGTTTTTAGAATTTATCCATGATTTTTTGATTTTTGATAAGGGGCAAAAGAAATGCGCTAGGTTCCATCAGTATTTTGCGATTAAAAAAACGCAAGAATTTATCAAAAGAAAAGAAGGGGGGATTATCTGGCACACGCAAGGCAGCGGTAAGAGCCTTACTATGGTGTGGCTTGCTAAATGGCTAAGAAAGAATATCAAACAAGCGAGGATTTTAATCGTTACAGACAGGAGGGAATTAGACGCTCAAATTCAAGGCGTGTTTGAGGGAATAGGCGAGGCTATTTATCGCACCGACAGCAAGAAGGATTTGTTGAGCGTGCTGTTTGAAAATAAGGAATTTTTGGTTGGATCGCTTGTGCATAAATTTGATGACAACGACTTAGAAGACTTAAAAAAGCAACCTGTTTTAAAAGAATGGATTGTTTTAGTGGATGAATGCCATAGAACCCAAAGCGCTAAATTGCATAAAGCCATGAAAAGCCTGCTCTCTAATGCGATTTTTATCGCCTTTAGCGGCACGCCTTTATTGAAACAAGATAAAAAGACAAGCCAGGAAGTGTTTGGGAATTATATCCATTGCTATAAATTTAATGAAGCCGTTAGCGATAAAGTGGTGCTAGATTTAAACTATGAAGCCAGAAGCGTGGATCAATATGTCAGTAGCCCTGAAAAGCTAGACGAATATTTTGAATTGAAAACTCAAGGCTTGAATGAGACGGCTAAAACAGAGCTTAAAAAGAAATGGGTTAATTTGCAAAAAGTTTTTTCCACTAAAAACAGATTAGCTCGCATTGTGCAAGATATTGTATTGGATATGGCAAAACTCCCAAGATTAAGCAATGGAAAGGGGAACGCCATGCTGGTGGCTGAAAGCGTGTATAACGCATGCCGGTATTTTGAACTCTTTTTAGAAACAGAATTAAAGGATAAGGTGGCTGTGATCACAAGCTATGAACCCAATATTACTGATCTTAAAGATTGCGGGAGCGATGAGAGCGAAGAGAGTTACAAATACCGCACTTATTGCAAAATGCTGCAAAACTTTTTTAATGAAAAAGATGAGAAAAAAGCCCTTAATAAAACCAAAGAGTTTGAAGAAGAAGTTAAAAAGCGTTTTATTAATGAGCCTGCTAGAATGAAGCTATTGATCGTGGTGGATAAGCTATTGACCGGTTTTGATGCGCCAAGCCTCACTTATTTATACATTGATAAGAAAATGCAAGATCATGGGCTTTTTCAAGCGGTGTGTAGGGTGAATAGACTGGATGGCGAAGATAAGGATTTTGGCTGTATCATAGACTATAAGGATTTGTTTGATAGCTTACAAGAAGCGCACAGCGATTACACTAATGGGGCGTTTGAAAACTATGAAAGAGAAGACATTCAAGGGCTTATCTCTGACAAATCCCAAAAGATTAAGAAAAAATTAGAAGAAACTAGAGATCAGTTGAAATCGCTTTGTGAAAGCGTGAAAGAGCCAAAAGATGAAAGGGGTTATATCGCTTATTTTTGCGGGAGCGATTTAGAAAAAAACGCTCAAAAAAGGCGGTTGTTTTACCAGCTTGTTGGCGCGTTTTTAAGAATGTTTGTGGAATTGAACCATTTAGAAAAGCCCATTTATTCTAAAGAAGAAATGCAAAAAATCAAACAAGAAGCGGAATTTTATAGGCATTTACAAAAGGTGGTTGGCTTGAGTAGTGGGGATAGCGTGGATTTAAAAAGCTACAATGAAGACATGCGCCGGATTTTAGACGCTTACATTAAAGCCACGGATAGCGAGGTGTTATTCCAAATAGAAGATCAAGGGCTGTGCGAAGTTTTAGCCCAAATGGATATTGATGATTTTAATAAGGCGTTATCTCAAGTATTTAAAAGTGAAAGCTCTATGGCAGAAAGCATCGCTAACAACACTAAAAAACGCATTATAGAAAAAGAAGCGAGCGATCCTAAGTATTACGAAAAATTATCTTCGCTTTTAAACGATTTGATTCTCCAGTTTAGAGAAAAGAAATTAACCTATTTAGAATACTTGCAACAAATCCACGACTTAGCCAAAAAAGTTATTGATAAAGAAGATAGGAATTACCCTAAAAAGATCAACACTAACGCTTTAAAAACCCTCTATGATAATTTAGATGAAAATGAAGCCTTAGCCCTAGAAATAGACGCATGCATAAGGGGTAATAAAAAAGATGGTTGGGTGGGGCATAACCAAAAAGAAAAAAACCTTAAAATCGCTTTAAGAAAAATCATAAACG